A stretch of Rhodoferax potami DNA encodes these proteins:
- a CDS encoding inorganic phosphate transporter, with translation MEQVQTALWVVALLVALALAFDFMNGFHDAANSIATVVSTGVLKPGQAVIFAAFFNFIAIFIFHLSVAATVGKGIVQPGVVDTHVVFGALVGAITWNVITWYYGIPSSSSHALIGGIVGAVIAKAGASALISAGIMKTVAFIFVSPLLGFTLGSVMMVVVAWTFRRMRPSRIDKWFRRLQLVSAGAYSLGHGGNDAQKTIGIIWMMLIATGYVLPTESAPPTWTIVSCYAAIGAGTMFGGWRIVRTMGQKITKLKPVGGFCAETGGALTLFLATALGVPVSTTHTITGAIVGVGSTQRASAVRWGVAGNIVWAWVLTIPAAAFVAAIAYWVSLQIF, from the coding sequence ATGGAACAAGTCCAGACAGCCTTATGGGTGGTAGCTCTGTTGGTGGCGCTCGCCTTGGCGTTCGACTTCATGAATGGCTTTCATGATGCGGCGAACTCGATTGCCACAGTGGTCTCCACCGGCGTGCTCAAGCCGGGCCAAGCGGTCATTTTTGCCGCATTTTTCAACTTTATTGCGATCTTTATCTTCCACCTGAGCGTTGCTGCGACCGTGGGTAAGGGGATCGTGCAGCCCGGTGTGGTGGACACCCATGTGGTGTTTGGTGCCCTGGTCGGTGCGATCACATGGAACGTCATTACTTGGTACTACGGCATTCCCAGTAGCTCATCCCACGCCTTGATCGGCGGCATCGTCGGCGCAGTCATTGCCAAGGCCGGTGCTAGTGCACTGATATCAGCGGGGATTATGAAAACCGTGGCGTTCATTTTTGTCTCGCCGCTCCTGGGCTTTACGTTGGGCTCCGTGATGATGGTAGTGGTCGCTTGGACCTTCAGGCGCATGCGTCCGTCAAGGATCGACAAGTGGTTCCGTCGCTTGCAGCTGGTGAGTGCGGGCGCGTATAGCTTGGGTCATGGCGGTAACGACGCCCAAAAAACGATTGGCATTATTTGGATGATGTTGATCGCCACAGGCTATGTGCTGCCGACGGAGAGTGCGCCGCCTACATGGACCATCGTGTCCTGCTACGCAGCCATTGGGGCTGGCACCATGTTTGGTGGCTGGCGCATTGTGCGAACCATGGGGCAAAAAATCACCAAGCTCAAGCCGGTAGGGGGCTTTTGCGCGGAGACCGGCGGCGCTTTGACACTGTTTCTTGCAACCGCATTAGGCGTGCCGGTTTCCACCACGCACACCATTACAGGGGCGATTGTGGGTGTGGGTTCAACGCAGCGCGCGAGTGCGGTGCGTTGGGGTGTGGCAGGAAACATCGTGTGGGCGTGGGTGCTGACGATTCCTGCCGCTGCATTTGTTGCAGCTATTGCCTACTGGGTCAGTCTGCAGATTTTTTGA
- a CDS encoding cobalamin biosynthesis protein yields the protein MSFISILLALLLEQAKPLPQVNPVHNAVRNWVRWVIKNFDAGASKHAWLAWILAAAGPTLIVLAVHWALVWQWGWAAAAVWNVLVLYATLGFRQFSHHFTQIRDALLAGDEEAARAALAQWKRIDASELPRSEIVRHVIEHSVLSAHRHVFGVFVWYSMLAALGLGPAGAVFYRVSEYLALFAKRAPRPELPPVSDAVRAQALRCWELVDWLPARVTALSFAFVGSFEDAVDSWRRHSAAHPLDNDGVVLAATAGAVNVRLGEEGITEGLTPEPAHLRAVVGLVWRTVVMWMVFLALLSLARLIG from the coding sequence ATGAGTTTTATCTCCATATTGTTGGCACTCTTGCTGGAGCAAGCGAAGCCCTTACCCCAAGTAAACCCGGTGCACAACGCAGTGCGCAATTGGGTGCGCTGGGTGATCAAGAACTTCGATGCCGGTGCCTCCAAACATGCGTGGCTGGCCTGGATTTTGGCGGCAGCCGGGCCTACGCTGATCGTCTTGGCGGTTCACTGGGCCTTGGTGTGGCAGTGGGGTTGGGCGGCCGCTGCCGTTTGGAATGTGCTGGTGTTGTATGCGACCCTGGGTTTCAGGCAATTCAGCCACCATTTCACCCAAATCCGCGATGCCCTGTTGGCCGGCGACGAAGAGGCAGCACGCGCTGCGTTAGCGCAATGGAAACGCATTGACGCCAGTGAGTTGCCTCGCAGTGAAATCGTGCGACACGTCATTGAGCACTCGGTGTTGAGCGCGCACCGCCATGTCTTCGGTGTGTTCGTCTGGTACTCGATGTTGGCTGCTTTGGGGTTGGGGCCTGCAGGCGCGGTGTTTTACCGGGTGAGCGAGTATCTGGCTTTGTTCGCCAAAAGAGCGCCCCGGCCGGAACTGCCGCCGGTAAGTGACGCCGTTCGCGCCCAGGCCTTGCGTTGCTGGGAATTGGTGGATTGGCTGCCCGCGCGCGTGACTGCATTGAGTTTTGCCTTTGTCGGCAGCTTTGAAGATGCGGTCGACAGTTGGCGCCGCCATTCCGCAGCACATCCGTTAGACAACGACGGAGTGGTTCTTGCCGCAACGGCCGGAGCTGTCAATGTCCGCTTGGGAGAGGAGGGCATCACCGAGGGCCTGACGCCGGAGCCTGCCCACCTGCGCGCGGTGGTTGGCTTGGTATGGCGCACCGTCGTGATGTGGATGGTGTTCCTGGCCTTGTTGTCCCTGGCGCGGTTGATCGGCTAG
- a CDS encoding CoA pyrophosphatase — MSLKAKTLPSFDPQLVPVVGVDSHLKAVDAEALTPQALRQRFLRQPEWSPELRSEHQFSERVPSHASVLIPVMMRAEPTVLLTQRTAHLSNHSGQIAFPGGKADPFDADAIATALREANEEIGLEPQFAEVLGTLPHYTTGSAFIVTPVIALISPEARLCANPDEVAHVFEVPLAFLMDPANHRRHQVEWDGATREWFSMPFRDSQAEWFIWGATAGMLRNLYRFLRA; from the coding sequence ATGAGTTTAAAAGCCAAAACATTGCCATCATTTGATCCGCAGCTGGTGCCTGTGGTGGGTGTCGACAGTCACCTGAAAGCGGTAGACGCAGAGGCGCTGACACCGCAAGCGCTGCGCCAGCGTTTTCTACGTCAGCCCGAGTGGTCGCCAGAGCTGCGCTCTGAACATCAATTTTCAGAGCGGGTTCCGTCGCATGCATCGGTACTGATTCCGGTGATGATGAGGGCAGAGCCCACTGTGTTGTTGACGCAGCGCACGGCACATTTGTCGAATCATTCCGGGCAAATTGCATTTCCCGGCGGCAAGGCGGATCCCTTTGATGCGGATGCGATCGCCACAGCTTTGCGCGAGGCGAACGAAGAAATCGGGCTGGAACCCCAGTTTGCTGAAGTGCTGGGCACCCTGCCGCACTACACCACGGGCAGTGCCTTTATCGTGACCCCTGTCATCGCCCTGATTTCACCGGAGGCTCGACTTTGCGCGAATCCGGACGAGGTGGCGCATGTGTTCGAGGTGCCCTTGGCATTCCTGATGGATCCGGCCAACCACCGTCGTCATCAGGTGGAGTGGGATGGTGCCACCCGCGAATGGTTTTCGATGCCATTCCGAGACTCACAAGCCGAGTGGTTTATTTGGGGGGCAACAGCGGGCATGTTGCGCAACCTCTACCGCTTCCTCCGTGCTTGA
- a CDS encoding 4a-hydroxytetrahydrobiopterin dehydratase — MQSATVRTALSATQIIASLAKTEGWKLHGDGADLAIEKTYKFENFLKTMAFVNAIAYLAEQQDHHPELLLTYSTCSVRFNTHDVQGVSRSDFECAALVDALYAPAGPSA, encoded by the coding sequence ATGCAATCAGCCACCGTCAGAACTGCGCTAAGCGCTACACAAATCATAGCAAGCCTCGCCAAAACCGAAGGTTGGAAGCTGCACGGTGATGGCGCAGATCTCGCCATTGAAAAGACCTATAAGTTTGAGAACTTCCTCAAAACCATGGCCTTTGTCAACGCCATCGCCTACCTTGCAGAACAGCAAGACCATCACCCTGAACTCTTGCTGACCTACAGCACGTGCAGCGTCCGCTTCAACACCCATGATGTGCAGGGCGTCTCGCGCTCCGACTTTGAGTGCGCGGCTCTCGTAGATGCGCTTTACGCGCCTGCAGGCCCTTCCGCATGA
- a CDS encoding M48 family metallopeptidase, translated as MQDTAFEFTPSLWMTSLFALTLVASVALKFWLATRQVRHVAQHRETVPLAFASHIALADHQKAADYTMAQARLGLLELVWGTVVILGWTLLGGLHALNQALLGWFDAPMESSLLQQLALLVCFSVIGSVVDLPFSLYRTFVLEQRFGFNRMTPRLWLIDGLKGLAFSALIGLPLAAGALWVMATTGTLWWLWTWSLWMGFSLLMMWVYPTWIAPLFNQFKPLEDVALKDRVAALMTRCGFTSKGFYVMDGSKRSAHANAYFTGFGASKRVVFYDTLLAQLSPDEVDAVLAHELGHFKHGHIRKRMASLFALSLAAFALLGWVSQQAWFYTGLGVGPNMAGGNEALSLLLFMMVLPLAGSFTGPLFAQLSRKHEFEADAFAVAHANGAALSSALLKLYKDNASTLTPDPVYVKFYYSHPPAPERLARMPQAHPIATTV; from the coding sequence ATGCAAGACACCGCGTTTGAATTCACACCGTCCCTTTGGATGACGAGCCTGTTCGCCCTCACGCTGGTAGCCAGCGTAGCGCTCAAATTCTGGCTCGCCACCCGGCAAGTGCGCCATGTCGCACAACACCGGGAAACCGTACCCCTCGCATTCGCGAGCCATATTGCCTTGGCAGATCATCAAAAAGCGGCGGACTACACCATGGCGCAAGCCCGATTGGGCCTGCTCGAATTGGTGTGGGGCACCGTGGTGATCTTGGGCTGGACGCTGCTGGGAGGGCTGCACGCCTTGAATCAGGCCCTGCTGGGGTGGTTTGACGCCCCGATGGAAAGCAGCCTTCTGCAGCAACTGGCATTGCTGGTCTGCTTTTCGGTGATTGGCTCGGTCGTGGACCTGCCCTTCTCGCTCTACCGCACGTTTGTTTTGGAGCAGCGCTTTGGCTTTAACCGCATGACACCGCGCCTGTGGCTGATCGATGGTCTGAAGGGTCTGGCATTCAGCGCCTTGATTGGCTTGCCGCTGGCAGCTGGCGCGTTGTGGGTCATGGCGACGACCGGGACGCTCTGGTGGCTATGGACCTGGAGCCTGTGGATGGGGTTCAGCCTGCTGATGATGTGGGTCTACCCCACGTGGATCGCACCTTTGTTCAACCAGTTCAAGCCTCTTGAGGATGTCGCGCTCAAGGACCGCGTCGCCGCGCTGATGACGCGCTGCGGGTTTACCTCCAAGGGGTTTTACGTGATGGACGGCAGCAAGCGAAGCGCCCACGCCAATGCCTATTTCACCGGCTTCGGTGCCTCCAAGCGGGTCGTTTTTTATGACACCCTGCTCGCCCAACTCAGCCCGGACGAAGTAGACGCCGTATTGGCACACGAACTGGGGCATTTCAAGCACGGGCACATCCGCAAGCGCATGGCGTCCTTGTTCGCATTGAGCTTGGCCGCGTTCGCGCTGCTGGGCTGGGTGAGCCAGCAGGCGTGGTTCTACACCGGACTCGGGGTAGGCCCGAATATGGCAGGCGGCAACGAGGCTTTGTCACTGTTGCTGTTCATGATGGTATTGCCCTTGGCAGGCAGCTTTACCGGGCCCCTGTTCGCGCAGCTTTCCCGTAAACACGAGTTTGAAGCCGACGCTTTCGCCGTAGCCCACGCCAATGGCGCGGCACTGTCGTCAGCGCTGCTCAAACTCTACAAGGACAATGCGTCGACACTCACCCCGGACCCTGTGTACGTAAAGTTCTATTATTCGCATCCACCGGCGCCCGAGCGTTTGGCCCGAATGCCACAGGCTCACCCAATAGCCACCACTGTCTAG
- the rplS gene encoding 50S ribosomal protein L19: MSNIIQALEQEEIARLGKTIPEFAPGDTVIVSVNVVEGTRKRVQAYEGVVIAKRNRGLNSGFIVRKISSGEGVERTFQTYSPLIASIEVKRRGDVRRAKLYYLRDRSGKSARIKEKLPAKKTAA; encoded by the coding sequence ATGAGCAACATCATTCAAGCGCTCGAGCAGGAAGAAATCGCCCGTCTCGGAAAAACAATCCCCGAATTCGCCCCTGGTGACACCGTCATCGTGAGCGTGAACGTGGTTGAAGGTACACGCAAGCGCGTACAGGCTTACGAAGGCGTGGTTATCGCCAAGCGTAACCGTGGCCTGAACAGCGGCTTTATCGTGCGCAAGATCTCCAGCGGCGAAGGCGTGGAACGTACGTTCCAAACCTACTCCCCTCTGATCGCCAGCATCGAAGTCAAGCGCCGCGGTGACGTGCGCCGTGCCAAGCTGTACTACCTCCGTGACCGTAGCGGCAAGTCTGCACGTATCAAGGAAAAACTGCCAGCGAAGAAGACAGCAGCGTAA
- a CDS encoding GNAT family N-acetyltransferase, with translation MTKIRPSTEADISAITSIYAHHVLTGTGTFETTPPTEEDMKGRRADVLSKALPYLVAEVDGKVIGFAYCNWFKPRPAYRFSAEDSIYLAPEAHGKGLGKLLLTELMAQAERCGVRKLIAVIGDSENRGSIGVHASCGYRHAGVIEACGWKFERWLDIVLMEKSIGAGNSTAPVDVRV, from the coding sequence ATGACCAAAATCCGCCCCAGCACTGAAGCCGATATCTCCGCGATTACCTCCATTTATGCGCACCATGTGCTGACGGGAACAGGGACTTTCGAAACCACTCCACCCACCGAAGAAGACATGAAGGGGCGTCGCGCGGATGTGCTATCCAAAGCACTCCCTTACCTGGTTGCAGAAGTCGATGGCAAAGTCATAGGGTTTGCCTATTGCAACTGGTTCAAACCACGGCCCGCCTATCGCTTCTCCGCGGAGGACTCGATTTACCTCGCGCCTGAGGCCCACGGCAAAGGGCTGGGCAAGTTATTGCTCACCGAACTTATGGCTCAGGCGGAGCGCTGTGGCGTTCGCAAGTTGATCGCCGTTATCGGCGACTCTGAGAACCGCGGATCGATTGGCGTGCACGCCAGTTGCGGCTACCGGCATGCGGGTGTGATCGAGGCTTGCGGTTGGAAGTTCGAACGTTGGCTGGACATTGTCCTCATGGAAAAAAGCATCGGCGCTGGGAACTCTACTGCACCGGTAGACGTCCGCGTATGA
- the trmD gene encoding tRNA (guanosine(37)-N1)-methyltransferase TrmD: MRFDVITLFSELFAPLLTAGITRRAYESGLVEVCLHNPRDFAQGNYRRVDDRPFGGGPGMVMMAEPLEATLLHIRAQRSDQAPVVLFSPIGSPLKHEGVEAWSQSSGAILLCGRYEGIDQRFIDRYVDQQISLGDFILSGGEIAAMALLDAVARLQPGVLTDAQSHHQDSFNSALDGLLDCPHYTRPEVWSGAPVPDVLLSGHHARIEAWRRQQRLELTANHRPDILEQARNKGLITKADERLLQAKN, encoded by the coding sequence GTGCGCTTCGATGTCATCACTCTTTTTTCCGAGCTGTTCGCCCCGCTGTTGACGGCGGGTATCACCCGCCGGGCTTATGAAAGTGGCCTCGTCGAGGTGTGCTTGCACAACCCCCGGGATTTCGCGCAAGGTAACTACCGCCGCGTAGACGACAGGCCATTTGGTGGCGGTCCGGGCATGGTCATGATGGCCGAACCCTTGGAGGCCACACTCCTGCATATCCGGGCCCAGCGCTCGGATCAGGCGCCTGTGGTGCTGTTTTCTCCGATTGGCTCCCCGCTGAAGCACGAGGGTGTGGAGGCGTGGTCGCAGAGTTCGGGCGCTATTCTTCTCTGCGGGCGCTACGAAGGCATAGACCAGCGCTTTATTGACCGCTATGTCGACCAGCAAATCAGTTTGGGAGACTTCATATTGTCCGGTGGCGAGATTGCTGCCATGGCTTTGCTGGATGCAGTGGCACGTTTGCAGCCCGGTGTGCTCACGGATGCCCAAAGTCATCACCAAGACAGTTTTAACTCTGCTCTGGACGGCCTGCTGGATTGTCCGCATTACACACGCCCGGAAGTATGGTCAGGTGCCCCGGTGCCGGACGTGTTGCTATCAGGGCATCACGCCCGTATTGAAGCGTGGCGCCGTCAGCAGCGGCTGGAGCTTACGGCGAATCACAGGCCCGACATACTGGAACAAGCCCGCAACAAGGGTTTGATTACCAAGGCCGATGAGCGGCTTTTGCAGGCCAAAAACTGA
- a CDS encoding DUF47 domain-containing protein, translating into MFFGKLLPREGNFFEMFNQHADRIVEAAQAFSKLVANYSDADLRAKYNQEVDDAERAADRVTHEVNKAIHITFITPIDREQIHSLINTMDDVADLIQDSAETMALYDVRVMTEEIVRLTDLSVKCCERLRDAVRLLSDIADHATAEAALKTCEEIDRLESDADRVMRTAMSKLFREQEDVRELIKLKAIYELLETITDKCEDVANVIEGIILENS; encoded by the coding sequence ATGTTCTTTGGAAAGCTGTTGCCTCGCGAAGGAAATTTTTTTGAGATGTTCAATCAGCATGCTGATCGCATCGTGGAGGCGGCTCAGGCGTTTTCCAAGTTGGTCGCCAATTACAGCGACGCGGATCTGCGCGCCAAATACAACCAGGAAGTCGACGACGCAGAGCGTGCCGCAGACCGTGTGACGCACGAAGTCAACAAAGCGATCCACATCACGTTCATCACGCCGATCGATCGCGAACAGATCCACTCCCTGATCAACACTATGGATGACGTGGCAGACCTGATTCAGGACTCTGCGGAGACGATGGCGCTGTATGACGTGCGCGTCATGACCGAAGAAATTGTTCGACTCACCGATTTGAGCGTCAAATGCTGTGAGCGCTTGCGGGATGCGGTGCGATTGCTGTCGGATATTGCGGACCATGCCACCGCAGAAGCTGCGCTGAAGACCTGCGAAGAAATCGACCGCTTGGAGTCAGATGCCGATCGCGTGATGCGCACCGCCATGAGCAAGTTGTTCCGTGAGCAAGAGGATGTGCGTGAACTCATCAAGCTCAAGGCCATTTACGAGCTGCTGGAAACCATCACCGACAAGTGTGAAGACGTGGCCAATGTGATCGAGGGCATCATCCTCGAGAACTCCTGA
- the rsgA gene encoding ribosome small subunit-dependent GTPase A — protein MRFTRLQALPHESCPLSRPGLEPGLVVAGHGRHVWVETPDGRRLICHPRGKKSVTVVGDQVLWQATQDEGTIEKVLPRRNLFYRQDEIRTKSFAANLDQVLILIAAEPEFSESQLSRALIAAEAERIKPIIALNKSDLAGPFGRAWDRLTIYRDMGYTLVPLALKPKAEGLDATELSVLLELMEGKTTLVLGPSGSGKSTLINRLLPDADVLTNEISTALNSGKHTTTSTSLYWVDAAKTTAVIDSPGFQEFGLNHIDPMHLAGLMPDIKVHAGNCKFYNCSHLHEPGCGVLLQTKEAFSLGGITANRYKIYSDLFEELSQTRY, from the coding sequence ATGCGCTTTACGCGCCTGCAGGCCCTTCCGCATGAAAGTTGCCCCTTGAGCCGCCCCGGCTTGGAGCCCGGCCTTGTGGTGGCCGGACATGGTCGTCATGTCTGGGTAGAAACACCGGATGGACGCCGACTGATCTGCCACCCGCGTGGCAAAAAAAGTGTGACGGTGGTGGGAGACCAGGTACTCTGGCAAGCCACCCAAGACGAGGGCACGATTGAAAAAGTGCTGCCACGACGCAACCTTTTTTACCGGCAGGACGAGATTCGCACCAAGTCTTTTGCGGCAAATCTGGACCAGGTGCTGATCCTGATCGCGGCAGAACCCGAGTTTTCCGAGAGCCAGCTCTCACGCGCCCTGATCGCAGCGGAAGCGGAGCGCATCAAGCCCATCATTGCCCTAAACAAGAGTGATCTGGCTGGGCCTTTCGGGCGGGCGTGGGATCGGCTCACCATTTACCGTGACATGGGCTACACCCTGGTCCCCTTGGCGCTCAAGCCCAAAGCAGAGGGATTGGACGCCACCGAGCTGAGCGTATTGCTGGAGCTCATGGAAGGAAAAACGACACTGGTGCTCGGCCCCTCTGGCTCCGGCAAAAGCACGCTCATCAATCGCTTGCTGCCGGACGCGGACGTGCTCACCAACGAGATTTCCACCGCCTTGAACTCGGGCAAGCACACCACCACAAGTACCAGCTTGTATTGGGTGGATGCGGCAAAAACCACTGCCGTGATTGATTCGCCAGGATTTCAGGAGTTCGGTCTGAACCACATTGACCCGATGCACTTGGCAGGCCTGATGCCCGACATCAAGGTCCACGCAGGCAATTGCAAGTTCTATAACTGCAGCCATCTCCACGAACCGGGCTGTGGCGTGCTTTTACAAACCAAAGAGGCCTTCAGCCTTGGCGGAATCACCGCAAATCGCTACAAAATTTATAGCGATTTGTTTGAAGAGCTGTCGCAAACCCGCTATTGA
- the rpsP gene encoding 30S ribosomal protein S16 yields MVVIRLARGGAKARPFFNIVIADKRSRRDGRFIERIGFYNPIAKANEESIRIAQDRLTYWQGVGAQASPTVERLISQAAKKAA; encoded by the coding sequence ATGGTCGTCATTCGACTCGCTCGTGGTGGTGCAAAAGCTCGCCCGTTTTTCAATATTGTGATTGCTGACAAGCGTAGCCGCCGCGACGGCCGCTTCATCGAGCGCATCGGGTTCTACAACCCTATCGCCAAGGCAAACGAAGAAAGCATTCGTATTGCGCAAGACCGCTTGACCTACTGGCAAGGCGTTGGCGCACAAGCTTCTCCTACCGTGGAGCGTTTGATCAGCCAAGCTGCTAAAAAAGCCGCTTAA
- the rimM gene encoding ribosome maturation factor RimM (Essential for efficient processing of 16S rRNA) has protein sequence MTMLPGLEAASLPADAIEVGRIADAWGIKGWFKVLPYSANPEALFAARQWFLLPTEKGPQPFTGAASIAVKESKVHSDSVVACVQGIGDRTDAEALKGSRIFISRAAFPAAAIDEFYWVDLMGLEVINREQESLGTVKELLSTGPQTVLVIESVQDGKPVERMIPFVSAYVDDVSLPTKTIRVDWQLDY, from the coding sequence ATGACTATGCTCCCCGGACTCGAAGCCGCTAGCCTGCCAGCAGACGCTATTGAAGTCGGGCGGATTGCAGATGCGTGGGGTATCAAAGGCTGGTTCAAGGTCCTGCCCTACAGCGCAAACCCTGAGGCGTTGTTCGCCGCACGCCAATGGTTTTTATTGCCGACTGAAAAAGGCCCACAGCCTTTTACCGGTGCTGCAAGCATCGCAGTCAAAGAATCCAAAGTGCACTCTGATTCCGTGGTCGCTTGCGTCCAGGGCATTGGCGACCGCACCGATGCCGAAGCCTTGAAAGGTTCGCGCATCTTTATTTCCCGTGCCGCATTTCCTGCCGCCGCTATCGATGAGTTTTACTGGGTCGATTTGATGGGCCTGGAGGTCATCAACCGCGAGCAAGAGAGCTTGGGCACGGTCAAAGAGTTGCTATCCACGGGGCCACAAACGGTGCTGGTCATTGAGTCGGTTCAAGACGGTAAACCCGTTGAACGTATGATCCCCTTTGTGTCAGCCTACGTCGATGATGTGAGTCTGCCGACTAAGACCATTCGCGTGGACTGGCAACTGGACTATTGA